Within the Amaranthus tricolor cultivar Red isolate AtriRed21 chromosome 15, ASM2621246v1, whole genome shotgun sequence genome, the region CAGGTAACATACTATTTATAACATTTCCATTGTTTAATTTAAAGTTTAGACTATGTTTATAAGTCTAATATGGACTTGggtcatataatatttttattatgtacTATTCGCTACCCTTTCATTCACAAGCTtgtctttttcatatttttattttatttaggcATGCTTACAActcttaaattaatttaagcaaaactattcagaataatttaatttttagtcgatttttctatattaatttcaattatgaaataaccataaataattcaaattttaagggttatttgcCAAGAGTATATTATGATGaccggtaatttttccttttttaattataattagattgaaattgttaaaataaaaaaaaaacttagattGAAAAGGCAAAaacaaaatcttaattaaatttatttcaattaaattttaaataccaAAGTGAACTTTAACCCTAATCGCCATAGCCaagtctcaaaaaaaaaaaaaaaaaaaaaaaaaaaaaagctcatGTGAATACATGGTCCTTAATCTCATTCCCTCTCCAAAACCAAAATTCAACATTTATTTCTGAATTCTGACTATATTCATATTGGCTGGAATTTTCGTTATCTACCGACTGCCGTCTGCCGTAATTAGCCGCTTATTCTGTTAAAGTTTGGAGCGTTGTCCCTTCTTGCTTCATCAATTTTGTAAGCTTTACTAATCTTATACTCTCTTAATTTATCGAATTTTGAATCTTTTTGTTAAGTGTAGATACTTTCCGATATACCTTTGCTTTTTTCTAGATGGGTTTTATTAACTGAATTTTGATATAGGTTTTCAGCTAATATACTAATTACTAACTTATTGAAATAGAGTAAATTTTATTAGGTTATAATTAGATTTGGTTAGTTTAAGCtgattttaattatagtattagTTCGTTTTTGACATAAATTTATTGGTTGAGCTCTATGATGATTCTCAAAACTATTTAATTATTCAAAAGAATAACAATTACGCCTAAAAAAGCTGGGTTTTTGAATTGTTAGTGAAAAGTTTTTGTCTTTGATTTATTAGCCTTCTGGGCACGTTCAGAAGAGAAAACGTTAGTGATCAATAGGGTGTGAAAGTTTTTAATTAACAGTACTTCCTGTGCTATTCTGCCAATCAATTTGTTGAATTTGATTATAACACCTAGTAGTTATACTAAAATTGGTATGAATTTCTAAAAATTTGCAACTTGGCCTTCAAAATAAGGTAGAttgttaggtttttttttttttatttcccgATATAGAACCTATTGTTCGTTCGTGCATAGTAAGTCCTTGTTTTGGTTGATGAATTGGCTTGATTTGTTTGCTATAAACAAGAATATGAGCAGTTTATCGGTGTCTTATTTTGGATAGAAAATGTGAAAAAGTGATTGTTCTATGGTGGGGTTTATGGAGTGTTCAAATGTAgaagttaaaaaataatatgaggCTAAAGATTTTTTTGGTTgattacaaatatattatttgtccATATTGAGAGAACCTCGAATTCATCTATGATTTGTGATTTGTGATTTCTAGTGTGAGTCTGTTTCTGTAGCATAGTATCAAGTAAAATTGGCTATAGTGGTCGTAACTTAGAAATTGCTTCAGCGGTAGCAAGATGACCCAAGATCTGTGACGACTTCCCCTGaatgtttattttctttgtgTTTGTCGTCTTTCTACCTTTCAATCTGTTGATGTAAGAACACATACCAATATTCTAAGCTGCAGATATTCTTCTTCATAATTCAATCTGATTTCCGACAGGTTAGATTTGCAGCAAATTAAGCAAATATGGTAATTGGTTTAAATGCAAATCCAATTGTCTATGAAAAGAAAGAACGTCAAAGCCGCCAGCCATCATCCTCTGTTGGTGACGAGTATGCTGTCGATCAAATTGACGAGCTTGAGATTTTTGATATCCTTTTTACCTGCTTCTCTTTATTTGATCAATGATTCTTTTGAGCTTGGAATCAAATGCTTGTTACGCCTATTGGTTTCATCACTATGCATTTAGTTGCTTTAATGGTACTAGGTTAATGAATAGTGACTTATTCGAGGTGGGCTTTTCCAATTTGAGTTTTCTAACCGTCATAGATTTAAAACATGATCTTTTGCCCTTGAGATTGTGAGCTATTTGTTTTCACATGACTATAACAAGTTTGCCTTTTCCTTCAACCAATTGGCCATTATGCTAGAGTGGTGTCGAAATCATGGGGTTATTGTTTTGTGTAAAAATTTGGAAAGTGATGTACTTTGAGGTTTACAATGTCGGTCTTGTCCCTTTGATGACTATAaaactatgtttggataacaactttgaagagaaaagaaaaggaggggagggaaaggaagggagatGAGAGTTTTCCCTTCAAATCTTTCCAGCTTCGGAAAGATCAATACCTTAACAAAAAGCATCGATCCAATCCTTGTAAATCCCTCCCCTCCAAATCCCTTTCCTCCCATTTTATTATCCAAACAAGGGATCCCTTAGCCCTCCAAATCATTCCCCTTCAtttccctccatttccttccatccaaacatagtgtaaacaATTCGAGTTTTGTATGACGCTGGTAGTTATATTTGAATTCGATTTGGTCAAGGTGCTGGACAATGTGAGTCTTTAATCAAATATTCTGATATAGAATCAACGTGGTGGTCATGGGTATGGATACTGTAAGCATTCCTTAACTTTGTTCACATTATATTAGAGACATAAAAGATCCAGAGCATCCTTATTCTCTAGAAGAGCTGAAAGTGGTTACAGAAGAATCTATTGAAGTAGATGCTAAACGTAGTTATGTTAGGTAATGATGATCATGATATGTATCATTATTCATGTCTTTATTTAAGCTGTCTGATGATTTTTCTAAGTAAATGATTTCTTCCGATATTTGCCGTCTTGATGCAGAGTATCATTTACACCAACAGTTGAACATTGTAGTATGGCAACATTGATTGGTCTCTGCTTGAGGGTGAAGCTTATTCGCAGTCTGCCTTCATGTTATAAGGTCTGGAAATTTATGTGTTAGTCGTCTTTTTTCCGAACAGCCTTAACATGCCTACATGAGTGCCTtagtttaaaaattatagttatgAACTAACAATTTGATTAGATCATGATTATGTTCATCTATAACAAGCACGTGCTTGAGAGTTCACTTGAGCATTTTTCTGTAATGTTCTCTTGTTTGTCTTGTAATGAATAGCTTGtctgtatgagaccgtctcaccatgagacgggctTGTATAATTAGTCATTTCTCGAATTGACTTCAAAATTTTGtgtgatcactttaatagaGACTAAATGTACATGGGCCAGTTTAATAGAGATAGTCTTACCATGAAACTATCTTATTTAAGACTTTGTGAAATCTTAATGATATCAAAGTTTATGTGTGCAATATGGGAGAGAAGAGTTGTCATTAAGTTTTGATTACAAGTTGTTCCGGTGTCATGAAGAAATTGAAGTTCCGATGGGATTAAAGGAtggttggggggggggggggggggggggggggggagggatCTTAGTTTCTGTTATTAATAGAATATGTTTTCCAACTAAGTGATGATGCTTTCTAAGGTGCTTCTTTGTCTATACTCTAGCATATCCCTAGGGTAAAAATCTTGTATGCCCATGTGTACTTGTGACTTTGCATACTCATTGGACGGATATATAACCGATATGTGTGCGTTTAGTGAATTGGCATCTTctgcttaaattttttttttttttcaattttataatcGCCAGGTGGACATTAGAATTGCTCCGGGAACTCATGCCACCGAAGCTGCAGGTAAAAACAACTcgtttttttctcttttcttttgtaGGGGAGAAGGTGCATGTATTCATTCTGTTTTCTTTTACCTTCATGTTTATGGCTTGAACGAGGGAAGATTGGGATTTCCTCCTCAAAAAAAGATGGACGGGAGAAGAAGAGTTTGGAAAGAATTGAATGAAAACCTGCTGACTTATACAATTAATCTTGATGTCGGACTGTTGGAAGCATCTGATTACAGAAATTCCGACTATGGACGagttcccccccccccccccccctctctcTAGATTTCAGTTTAACTAAAACTTCTGTTAGTTTTTTTTGGTGTTGCCGTGGTGGCAGAAGAGAGACCTATACTGCTACTCGCATAATGTTTTTCTGTCCCATTACTTACCTAATCTGAACACTATCGCCTTTTTTGGCAGTTAATAAGCAGTTGAATGACAAGGAGCGTGTTGCAGCTGCTTTAGAAAATCCAAACCTTGTGGATATGGTGGACGAGTGTCTGGCTCCGTCGTATGCTTAAAAGCTGATACCTTTTGTTTGGTTAAATTTCTTGCAATCTTAGACTACCTTGTTGCCAAATGTTTGCATTTTGTGAGAACAATTAGTTGCTGTAAATGTCAAAATTTTGGTCCATTTAGTAGTTTCTTTATTGTATGGTCATTTGACTGTTCATTCTTTTGATTCTCTTGCTGTTCTCAGGATCTTCTCATTTAAGATATAATGAATATACTGATTAATAATGTATAACAATCATTTTTCACCATTATTGCAACAGAGTTCATAAACCCTCCAATCCACACTCTCTCCCAAGTCCCAACTCTATGAGAAATGACTCGAAGAGCAGAGCTTAAGCCACTCTATGATAAAGCCGTAACTATTTAACATTACACTTGAGTTCTTGAGAAGTTCATTGAAGTCGAATTAGAATTATCAAGAACATCACAACCCTGTATAGTGTGAAATCAGAAGCAAAAACACATTCCGTCTTGGGAAGCTATGCAGAAAatttcacaccatcatcatcagtTGATGTTCCTTTAAATATTGCGAGCTTCCCTTTGTTTTCTAGTACCTTTAGAGCTCGCATAAGAACAGAGCGATCGATCCCATGAAGTTCTgccaaatacataaaaaatgctcaagaaatattctttaaaaaaaacaaatcgaAAAATGAAGCTTAACTATCAGTATGAACAAATCAAAGTGTTCTATACACATGAAAAGATTCATCTAGTGGCTCTTGAACTAACTATCCGTGGTCGGCTGAACACTTGTTTTAGATTTTAAAACATCGTTGGAAGAAATTCAATGTAATACTTGATAATCAGGGGTTGTTCTTGAAAGAGGACATATCTGTAGTATTCATCAAGAAAATCCAGCAAACATTTACCTGTTCCACGGGATTCGACCCCACTACGTAGCTCTTCAACTGTCATGACGCTGTCCTCTAAACCATTTTCCTTCACCTGGAAAAATGACATGTATCCTTTAAAATTGAAGAGAATAAGGAAGATACATCAAACAAATGGAAGGATTTGTTCACCGACAAAATTTAGGATAATGTCAGCCCAATCTTGAATCCGGTGCCAAAGAAGGAGACATTTCTTGTGACCTTTGTCCATCCATTCAGCATGTCCTATGTAACAGTTCAAAGTAACAAGTGAGCTTAAGAAATAACgccaaaacaaaaactaatcTGCTTTACAAAAGTAGCCTAATTTAGAAGTAGCGGAAGGAAAAACCTTCAGCAACTAAGGCTGACAAGAATGCTTCCCTGGCTTCATGGCTGAGAGACCCTGCAGAAACAAAACAGAGATTGAAGGTAACCTTCCTTATAACTGAAGACACATTGTCCTTCTGTTCGCAAGatgtaaataacaaaaaaatacagcATGAAAAGAATAAAcctgaaaaaaattatatacaaataAACATGTAATTATGAAATGAAGATTATCAATAAAAGGCACAGGAAACTTGCAGAAATCTCAGAGGCATATAAAGGAATAAACGACTGAAGGACCTATAATCACAAACTTGATGAATCGACATCAACAAAAAGAGGAGATTATGGCAGAGGACCAGAAGACCTTACTCTCAATAGTCGAATTCAAGAATAAAGGAAAGTCTTCTTCAAGAGATATAACAAATATCTTCTGACTTCTACAAAATTCAAGTATTAGCTCTTTCCAAAGCTGTATTTGCTTCTCTCGGGTGTCCTTAACTGGCTGCAACCTAGTAATCTCCAACAAAAATATGTTAAGAtgcaaaaggaaaaaaagagtaaaaacgTCTAAGGGGAGGAAATTCACCCTTAATGACCAAATGCAATAAATGGACAGCTTCATTAGCACAACAATATTTCTATTTCACACGATAATTCTCACATTCAGATGCTGGCTTTTTAGTAGAAAATCTACAATGTAAGTTTCCTTAATTTTGTCAAAACAGAATATTTTCAGAAAGGCCACAAGAGAGAGTAACATCCTTCTTGCTTATTATAGAGCTAAAAATATGGTTCATGTGAAAAAGaagacatatatttatatagtagTGCAAAATATTGGCCGCAACACTACATTATCGATCATATTGTTAAGGTTTATAATATTACCGCGACTGTGATATAGACCACAATAACCACAAAAACCATTTGCATTGACTGGAAAGTGGTCTCACAACCATTACCACAACTGCATTTGGGATTTTACAGTATGACTATCTCCCTCCAATGAAAAAACAATCCATGGAAACAGAATGACATAACAGGACTTCACTTTACTGCAAAAGCATACCATCACATGATCATCAGGCAAAAGAGTAATTGATGGACATGCTTATAAAGTCAGGTGCCTAAATTCAGACTTTCAACAGGAGGCAGGAACATATCCATGCTAAAAGCAGCAAGTGATAATGAAAATCACCAATGTGACTTGCATTCTTCATAAAACACCTAACTCATGTAACGAACTAGGAATTCATAAGTCTTATCACGACTCCATGTTAGAAAAAAGCACCGAGATTCTTATCAAAAAACCCAATTTGCATCACTTAATCTTCAAAGACAAGTGTGTGATACTAATAAGCCAAAGACCACAACCTATTCTGATTTACAAGAAGCATAGGACATAATACCTTCaacttgtcaaaaaaaaaaaaagctttggAGCATATAATCCTTGCCTTCATCTAGTGGCAGtctctagaaaaaaaaaaagccaatgTCGGTGGGCTTAACATCTTCTCATAGGATAGAAGTCTTACCATCAATACATGGATTCCTATTTACCCATGTAGCCAAACTACTTCATGAAAATCGGTAAATTGCCCGTTTTGCAATATGGCACACTATAATACAACTTTCTTGGCAACATATAGTGTGTTTGGATAACAATCaaaaaggaaggggaggggaaGGAATGATAACAAACTTTactcagttttttttttccattgttggaaatatttatttcaaacaATTTGGAACATCATCATCCTTCTAACTTCCTTCTTCGATCCCTCCATTACCCTCGCTTGATATCCAAATCAAAATTCCATCCCACCAGTTCCCTTCCCTAACGTCTATTTCTTCTGACCCAAGTGTAGcataaaaaacaattataaagGCAAGGTAAAAGCTTAAAACAGTCATATAATTACAATTTGTAGCTACTTCATCATACCAgttcacttttatttttcacAGGCATGAATCCAACATGCACTATAAAAACACAAGAAATCTTAATAACAGAGAGCATACTTCAGGGGCCTAACTAGAAAACTATTGATCACTcgtaatatcaataaaaatcaaacttgGATGCAAAGAACACAAATGATATTGTCAACGAATATTAGGAACTTGGAGAATGATTTTACGTGAAGTATGGTGGATAATTGAAGAAGTTTGGTAGCTTGAAATCCCCTAATTTCTGCATCTCTATCAAAGGCAATATAGTACGTGTGCTAATCAATATCCAAAATCTGCAGCAATTGTACCTGGGAAAAAAAACAATCCAAATCCTTTTTCTTTACACTAAATTCAAAGGAAATACATATATAGACACATCGACTTGAAGCTAAAACACCAAAACTCCGACGACAACGAGATTTATAAACAAACCAGACTACGCAAGCAATTGCCAAATTGAAAAAGGAATCAACTGCAGCTGAAGCACCAATGACATAAAAGGATATACTTAGATATATGAAGGTGTTATTCCAATGAGAATGTAGCATGACTTTCTTTGTATATATCGTAATTTATAGTGATAAAGGACCGAAAGGAAACACTAAACTAATTTGCAGTCAATCAAAAATTAGAAACCTCACAAACATTATAGTTATGGGAAATGAACAACTTTAtgattatttctaaaataaTACTCTATAGAAgtagatcaatattaataaaaatgagtATGAGTAAAGATTACATGGTTCGGATTGTAGACTTGTAGTGTCCAGTACAACTTTACATTTCAAAAATCATTCAATTGTTTACGTAAACTATCCTCCAACTCATGCAACACCTGAGCCTTGTATAGGGCATTGAAACAAAAAACATTCTTGCTAGCCTTATGCCAAACACTAGATAGGATGTAAGATGCAATTGTTCCATTCATAAGCTGTTCGAAAAAATACAATGGTCTCCCATCAATATTTTCTCCTCAAAACGTTGACGCTAATTTGTACTCTAGCTTCATTCCTTTTTACcatagcaactattaaaaaccgAGTTCTAATAGCATTCAGTAATATAAATGATAAAGCATCTTTCACATCAATCATCATTCAAATTAGTTATCACCAACTTGAGTAAGCATAACACTTGAGCAAAGGACGTCAATAAAGATGAGTGTCCAAGGATCTTTGGGTATTAAAATGGTGAGCAAGTTCCACAAGTGTCAAATACAACCCAAAATTGACATTAGCAACACTTCTAAGTATTCAGTCATCAAATACAACTTCAACTAATCTAATAAATCGCAAGCATATCTGACGGGAGTGAAGCAGGATCAAGCTCCCAACATTCGCCCGTAATATGAGAAGTTTCTTCCCCAGAGAGCTTCCTAGAAGGAATTTGGTGCGACAACAGCCTGAATTTATCCTTGTCAAGCCATCTAATAGCATGATACCCAATTTCTTGCCTCTTAAACACTGCCCTGAAACCATCAACCTTCTCAAGGTATGCCATGCTCAATCCATCTAGTTCATTGTAATTTGTTAGGAATATAACGATATCATAGCATCGCTTATCCCTACACGAAGAATCCCTTCCTTCCACATTTAATGCCATCTCATTGTACAGGGCCCAAACTGAACCCTTTTTAGGGTATATCCTGTACAACATGCTTGCTGCTCTTTCATATTCAACCATGTGAGAAAAGATATTCAACAAATCAGTGGTATCCTTCTTAGC harbors:
- the LOC130800908 gene encoding protein AE7-like isoform X1; the encoded protein is MVIGLNANPIVYEKKERQSRQPSSSVGDEYAVDQIDELEIFDYIRDIKDPEHPYSLEELKVVTEESIEVDAKRSYVRVSFTPTVEHCSMATLIGLCLRVKLIRSLPSCYKVDIRIAPGTHATEAAVNKQLNDKERVAAALENPNLVDMVDECLAPSYA
- the LOC130800908 gene encoding protein AE7-like isoform X2; amino-acid sequence: MVIGLNANPIVYEKKERQSRQPSSSVGDEYAVDQIDELEIFDYIRDIKDPEHPYSLEELKVVTEESIEVDAKRSYVRVSFTPTVEHCSMATLIGLCLRVKLIRSLPSCYKVDIRIAPGTHATEAADWDFLLKKRWTGEEEFGKN
- the LOC130800907 gene encoding vacuolar protein sorting-associated protein 25 isoform X2, with amino-acid sequence MQKLGDFKLPNFFNYPPYFTLQPVKDTREKQIQLWKELILEFCRSQKIFVISLEEDFPLFLNSTIERSLSHEAREAFLSALVAEGHAEWMDKGHKKCLLLWHRIQDWADIILNFVKENGLEDSVMTVEELRSGVESRGTELHGIDRSVLMRALKVLENKGKLAIFKGTSTDDDGVKFSA